One part of the Pecten maximus chromosome 1, xPecMax1.1, whole genome shotgun sequence genome encodes these proteins:
- the LOC117325294 gene encoding kelch-like protein 24, whose product MTITAVKDTLMRGIQEYYDTNRYTDVIVQVGDQSFHCHRIVLSAVSKFFDAMYSSGMKESQEDRICLKDITPSVFKLVISFIYKDAEVLTEHTAEDLFKTSSLLQIDSLLEKCEVFLENKMNEENCLGIWKLARAYHSKSLEAKCWEFIQKHFEEVRLNEEFVTLELDELCEIIKADDLVVIREENVCDSVLRWIDADEDVRETSVGILLSHIRLTLVSLEYLLDQLDSLEMVRSNDISSKLVSQAVKLHAFPARRNEQCHMLQPQRKSSDRETVLTVIGRRLKENGERIVEFIAYSFAQQKWYSLHPTPPDMGEEFATCCHGDDLFITGGTNKLNGCYYFSSKLSRWRSRASMNSGRYRHCMVSVKGALYVLGGYNAGTLKSVEEYDIRNDIWKPVGDLHMCVDASCAVAIGSKIYTFGGWLGCAEETAAIQCFNTETYACTHVGNLPSPSRFTRAVACGKRIDVLCSEGKLVSFTGNGPTKLIGRIPNFDRKHFSMIRDNNDSQRLLVLGGDVTFHQQQTCYDDTHYRDIYSVIGGDVSVCTSKHFPTMMEVAGCTYMVIDKREFHTDYEKMLVEFDV is encoded by the coding sequence ATGACCATCACAGCAGTGAAAGATACCCTTATGCGAGGGATACAGGAATATTATGATACCAACAGATATACTGACGTCATAGTGCAAGTGGGAGACCAGTCGTTTCACTGTCATCGGATCGTGCTTTCCGCCGTCTCTAAATTCTTCGACGCCATGTACTCATCTGGGATGAAAGAGTCCCAGGAGGACAGAATCTGCCTGAAGGACATCACACCGTCCGTGTTCAAACTTGTgatttcatttatatacaagGATGCCGAAGTCCTAACCGAACATACTGCAGAGGACCTCTTCAAAACGTCTTCTCTTCTTCAGATCGACTCCTTATTGGAAAAATGTGAGGTTTTcttggaaaataaaatgaacgAAGAAAATTGTTTGGGAATTTGGAAACTGGCTAGAGCATATCACAGTAAATCTCTAGAGGCCAAGTGCTGGGAATttatacaaaaacattttgaagaAGTTCGCTTGAATGAGGAATTTGTAACGCTTGAACTGGACGAACTTTGTGAGATCATTAAAGCAGACGACTTAGTAGTCATTAGAGAGGAGAATGTGTGTGACTCGGTGTTACGTTGGATCGATGCCGACGAGGACGTAAGGGAAACATCCGTGGGAATCTTGTTGTCTCACATAAGGTTAACTCTGGTCAGTTTGGAGTATCTATTAGACCAACTGGACTCTCTAGAAATGGTTCGCTCAAACGACATAAGTTCAAAACTGGTCAGCCAAGCAGTGAAACTACATGCTTTTCCCGCTAGAAGAAACGAACAGTGTCATATGTTACAGCCGCAGAGGAAGAGTTCAGACAGAGAAACAGTGCTGACAGTGATAGGCCGGCGTTTAAAGGAGAACGGCGAGAGGATAGTGGAATTCATTGCCTACAGCTTTGCTCAGCAAAAATGGTATTCCCTTCATCCAACACCGCCAGATATGGGTGAGGAGTTCGCAACTTGCTGCCATGGTGATGACCTGTTCATAACGGGCGGCACCAACAAACTGAACGGCTGCTATTATTTCTCCTCAAAACTGTCCCGATGGCGTAGTCGTGCTTCGATGAATTCAGGTCGTTACCGACATTGTATGGTGTCCGTAAAAGGGGCACTGTATGTTCTTGGGGGTTACAACGCCGGCACATTGAAAAGTGTCGAGGAGTACGACATTCGGAACGATATTTGGAAACCAGTCGGTGACCTCCACATGTGTGTAGACGCCTCGTGTGCTGTGGCCATCGGAAGTAAGATCTACACGTTTGGAGGTTGGCTTGGATGTGCCGAAGAAACTGCAGCCATCCAGTGTTTTAATACTGAAACATACGCTTGTACGCATGTCGGCAATCTCCCCAGCCCTAGTAGGTTTACCAGAGCGGTTGCGTGTGGCAAAAGAATTGACGTTTTATGTTCTGAGGGCAAATTAGTGTCTTTTACTGGAAACGGACCCACCAAGCTCATCGGAAGGATCCCGAATTTCGACAGGAAACACTTTAGTATGATACGCGATAACAACGACAGCCAGAGACTTTTGGTTCTGGGTGGGGACGTTACTTTCCACCAGCAGCAGACATGTTACGATGACACACACTACCGAGACATATACAGCGTTATAGGGGGCGACGTGTCCGTGTGTACAAGTAAACATTTCCCTACCATGATGGAGGTAGCTGGCTGTACCTACATGGTCATTGACAAACGGGAGTTCCACACTGACTACGAGAAAATGCTTGTTGAGTTTGATGTTTGA